Proteins encoded by one window of Nostoc sp. PCC 7120 = FACHB-418:
- a CDS encoding alpha-ketoglutarate-dependent dioxygenase AlkB family protein: MHLWGEGCDYLYSNSVLLKPLAWTEPLAKLRDKITAATGYSFRIVIGNQYRSGQDSIGWHADKESSMGIEPAIASISLGSARKFQLKPIGGKPTDFWLEHGSLLVMLPGCQTTHVHQVPKTTKFVTTRINLTFRPHVGGKF, from the coding sequence GTGCATTTATGGGGAGAGGGGTGTGATTACCTCTACTCCAATAGCGTACTGCTTAAACCCCTAGCTTGGACAGAACCTTTGGCTAAGTTGCGAGACAAAATCACTGCGGCTACTGGTTATAGCTTCCGCATCGTCATCGGCAACCAATACAGAAGCGGACAGGACAGTATAGGGTGGCACGCGGATAAGGAATCATCTATGGGTATTGAGCCGGCGATTGCATCAATCAGTTTGGGATCGGCGCGGAAGTTTCAGCTAAAGCCTATCGGTGGTAAGCCTACTGATTTTTGGTTGGAGCATGGGAGTTTGTTGGTCATGCTTCCCGGTTGCCAAACTACTCACGTACATCAGGTTCCGAAGACAACCAAATTTGTCACCACGCGAATTAACCTAACATTTCGACCACACGTAGGAGGAAAGTTCTAA
- a CDS encoding DNA cytosine methyltransferase translates to MKSVLSLFSGIGGLCHHGIAAAGLSHKFQVKQFVEISPYSQSQLRHEQPQTPIHSDITTYNCHRGQFDIVCGGFPCAGTSNSGNRQGLTDPRPAIALIENPTGLLYRGLDQIICDLDSIGYMGGWNCISAQQVGLPHERKRIFIIAYPNGLFNSQQPTPWTNQIRNHIEEVRLSLETRSYQPGISKVASRISIGVAKNIPGNYDARRAYGLSCSPRQAAVAWKRIDYLCSLLFEKEAS, encoded by the coding sequence ATGAAATCAGTCCTCTCCCTATTCTCTGGCATCGGCGGACTGTGCCATCACGGTATCGCTGCGGCGGGTCTGTCTCATAAATTCCAGGTCAAACAATTTGTCGAAATCTCACCCTACTCTCAATCACAACTACGTCATGAACAACCCCAAACCCCCATTCACTCAGACATTACCACCTATAACTGCCACAGGGGACAATTCGATATCGTCTGTGGGGGTTTTCCCTGCGCCGGTACAAGTAACTCTGGCAACCGCCAAGGACTCACTGATCCCAGACCCGCGATCGCTCTCATCGAGAACCCCACAGGTTTACTCTATCGCGGACTTGACCAAATCATCTGTGACCTTGACAGCATCGGGTACATGGGCGGATGGAACTGTATCTCTGCACAACAAGTCGGCTTGCCGCACGAAAGGAAACGAATCTTCATCATTGCCTACCCCAATGGCTTATTCAACAGTCAACAGCCGACCCCCTGGACAAACCAAATTAGAAATCACATTGAGGAAGTGCGGCTCTCTCTCGAAACAAGAAGCTATCAACCCGGAATTTCTAAGGTGGCTTCTCGGATTTCCATTGGAGTAGCTAAAAACATCCCTGGTAACTATGATGCCCGTCGTGCTTACGGATTGAGTTGCTCTCCGCGACAGGCCGCCGTTGCTTGGAAACGCATTGACTATCTATGCAGTTTACTTTTTGAAAAGGAGGCATCATGA
- the iscB gene encoding RNA-guided endonuclease IscB — MCKVFVIDNEKRSLNPIHPAQARQLLKRGKAAVFRRFPFTIVVKESYTDATVSPLRLKFDPGAKYTGIALVNDVNGEVVFAAELKHRGFAIRDALTSRRQLRRSRRSRKTRYRQPRFFNRTRPQGWLAPSLQSRVENIKTWVNRLRKVAPITAISQELVKFDTQLIRHPDIQGKEYQQGTLAGFETRQYFLEKWNRECAYCGIKDVPLQIEHIHPKSKGGSNSITNLTLSCEKCNLKKGTQDIKNFLKKDKSRLEKILALTKKSLADAAAVNTTRFALLEVLKSTGLPVEIGSGGLTKFNRTQQGLNKSHWLDACCVGASTPILKIKGIRLLLITANGHGTRQSCRTDKYGFPIRHCSRTKFHFGFQTGDIVKAVVTKGKKIGTYIGRIATRATGSFNISTVQGLIQGISHKYCKTIHKKDGYAYAI; from the coding sequence ATGTGCAAAGTATTTGTAATTGATAACGAAAAAAGATCATTAAATCCAATTCACCCAGCACAAGCAAGGCAATTACTAAAGAGAGGAAAAGCAGCAGTTTTTAGACGCTTTCCTTTTACAATTGTTGTGAAAGAATCATATACAGATGCTACTGTATCTCCACTCAGGTTAAAGTTCGATCCTGGAGCAAAATACACAGGTATAGCATTGGTAAACGATGTTAATGGTGAAGTTGTATTTGCTGCTGAATTAAAGCACAGGGGATTTGCCATCCGAGATGCGTTAACTTCTAGAAGACAATTACGTAGGAGTAGAAGGAGTAGAAAAACCAGATATCGCCAACCCAGATTTTTCAATAGAACCAGACCCCAAGGATGGTTAGCACCAAGCTTGCAAAGTCGAGTTGAAAATATCAAAACTTGGGTAAATAGGTTAAGGAAAGTTGCACCAATCACAGCCATTAGTCAAGAATTAGTAAAGTTTGACACGCAGTTAATTCGCCACCCAGATATTCAAGGTAAAGAGTATCAGCAAGGCACTTTGGCTGGTTTTGAAACTCGACAGTATTTCCTTGAAAAGTGGAATAGAGAATGTGCTTATTGCGGGATTAAAGATGTCCCGCTTCAAATTGAACACATACATCCGAAAAGTAAGGGTGGGTCAAACTCCATCACAAATCTTACACTCAGTTGTGAAAAATGTAACCTTAAAAAAGGCACTCAAGATATCAAGAATTTTCTTAAAAAAGATAAATCAAGACTAGAGAAGATTCTGGCATTAACTAAAAAGTCACTTGCAGATGCAGCAGCAGTTAATACAACTCGATTTGCATTATTAGAGGTTTTAAAATCTACTGGCTTACCAGTAGAAATTGGTTCTGGTGGATTAACTAAATTTAACAGAACCCAACAGGGATTAAATAAATCTCACTGGCTCGACGCTTGTTGCGTTGGTGCATCAACACCAATACTCAAAATCAAAGGTATTAGACTATTGTTAATTACTGCCAATGGTCATGGTACAAGGCAATCATGTCGTACCGATAAGTATGGATTTCCTATTCGACATTGCTCTAGAACTAAATTTCATTTTGGATTTCAAACTGGAGATATTGTCAAAGCTGTTGTTACTAAAGGTAAAAAAATTGGGACTTATATTGGTAGGATCGCCACTCGTGCCACAGGTAGTTTTAACATCTCAACTGTACAAGGATTAATCCAAGGTATCTCCCATAAATATTGTAAAACTATTCACAAAAAAGATGGTTACGCTTATGCCATATAG
- the dnaB gene encoding replicative DNA helicase has protein sequence MTQDLDFTPSNDRLPPQSIEAEEAILGGIMLDPEAMSRIGDRLISEAFYVGAHKDIYQAAHRLYGQGKPTDLLSITNWLSDHGLLFRIGGRSKLATLVDRTVSAINIDALADLVMEKYQRRQLIKAGNEIVHLGYQTETDLPVVLDQAEQKVYGITAENSEADLVHISDSLANTFSEIEARHLGTVSPALPTGFYDLDTLLGGGLRKGRLYVLAARPSVGKSALAGNIALHIARNSRKLVAIFSVEMTTDEYVQRFLSSESGIENSFLDSGRLSDNQWQPLSETICHLSDLPIFINDDSCPTLGDIRSQIRRASSAYGGVGLVIVDYLQLMAEGLVDSKVNMTERVAQISRGLKRIAKDLDVPVLALSQLSREVESRNDKRPILSDLRSSGQVEQDSDVVIMLYRDEIYNPDTPDRGIAELIIRKQRNGPTGTAKLLLDHQFTKFKNLSRGRGF, from the coding sequence ATGACGCAAGATTTAGACTTTACACCCAGTAATGACCGTTTACCCCCGCAAAGCATTGAAGCTGAAGAAGCAATACTCGGCGGTATCATGCTTGACCCAGAAGCCATGAGTAGAATAGGCGATCGCTTAATTTCTGAAGCATTTTACGTTGGCGCTCACAAAGATATTTACCAAGCCGCGCATAGACTCTACGGGCAAGGCAAACCCACCGATTTGCTTTCGATTACCAACTGGTTGTCAGATCATGGACTGTTATTCCGCATTGGTGGGCGCAGTAAATTGGCCACCCTAGTAGACCGCACTGTGTCAGCTATCAACATCGATGCCTTAGCCGATTTAGTCATGGAGAAATACCAACGACGACAGCTGATTAAAGCAGGCAATGAAATTGTCCACCTTGGCTATCAAACTGAAACTGATTTACCTGTAGTTCTTGACCAAGCTGAACAAAAAGTTTATGGCATTACCGCCGAGAACTCCGAAGCTGATTTAGTTCACATTTCTGATTCTTTGGCCAATACCTTCAGTGAAATTGAAGCCCGTCACTTGGGTACTGTTTCCCCAGCGCTACCCACTGGATTTTATGACTTGGACACTTTGCTGGGTGGAGGACTTCGCAAAGGACGTTTGTACGTCCTGGCTGCTCGTCCTTCTGTTGGTAAGTCTGCTTTGGCGGGGAATATCGCGCTGCATATCGCCCGAAACAGCCGCAAGCTTGTTGCGATTTTTAGCGTCGAGATGACTACTGACGAATATGTGCAGCGTTTTCTCTCCAGTGAATCTGGCATTGAGAACAGTTTCCTTGACAGTGGACGACTTTCTGATAACCAGTGGCAACCGTTGAGTGAAACGATTTGTCACCTAAGCGATTTACCCATTTTTATCAACGACGATTCTTGTCCCACTCTGGGCGATATTCGTAGCCAAATCCGCCGTGCCAGTTCTGCCTATGGTGGCGTTGGACTTGTCATTGTGGATTACCTGCAACTGATGGCCGAGGGGCTGGTGGACTCAAAAGTAAATATGACTGAGCGTGTGGCCCAAATCAGCCGGGGACTCAAACGCATCGCCAAGGATTTGGATGTCCCAGTATTAGCTTTGTCTCAGTTAAGCCGCGAAGTTGAGAGCCGTAACGATAAACGACCCATACTCAGTGATTTGCGCTCCAGTGGACAAGTTGAGCAAGACAGTGATGTGGTCATCATGCTCTACCGCGATGAAATCTATAACCCTGATACCCCTGATCGTGGCATCGCTGAGTTAATCATCCGCAAGCAGAGGAATGGGCCAACTGGTACTGCAAAGCTTCTGCTGGATCATCAGTTTACCAAGTTCAAGAATTTGTCTCGTGGTCGAGGATTTTAA
- a CDS encoding helix-turn-helix domain-containing protein, with the protein MGFRNGKPSKQFTAIPNSLIRDYNLTDSTFRLICWVASHDENFDISFSVIEKYLGYKRDKIRSAIKNAEQNDYLVRVQEHNPNNGKFDWQYYIFTSKEDTQFFLENHLSTSKSSIGRSSDDGSPIDGLSIGGLSDDGSPNGGLPNGGSPNGGLSNVGVSTPHIKKQLEEKQLEEKHIEKAPPKPGAPPTQECVFEEKSELTSPQNQVQPTPKSLTSLLNKSESLPQTENPSSRPNIPAGSFDKAEQANKQPQIKFQSVEDLLNQVLLDPGIMASESLPSVYKNEIKLRSWRFPWRTLTRDKVYQTCDRQLVELIAKERADWDKTSWQMKIPTVIKSIGSWENSKVGLEQLLGYWSKVVESQNTANPDSKANDEPIGYYSSRSLDWHKGTFNELLDLVDRVGRESAIAQFTTRYDQQHTGATTNWLSWLETNHPQMYAYLHQQAA; encoded by the coding sequence ATGGGATTTCGTAATGGTAAACCATCCAAACAGTTCACAGCAATTCCTAATAGTTTAATACGCGATTACAATCTCACTGATTCAACATTTAGATTAATTTGTTGGGTAGCTTCTCACGATGAAAACTTTGATATTAGCTTTTCAGTCATTGAAAAGTATTTAGGATACAAACGAGACAAAATTCGTAGTGCTATCAAAAATGCTGAACAAAACGACTACTTAGTTAGAGTCCAAGAACATAACCCAAACAATGGTAAGTTCGACTGGCAATACTATATTTTTACCAGCAAAGAAGACACACAGTTTTTCCTTGAAAATCACTTATCCACAAGTAAGTCGTCCATAGGTCGATCATCCGATGATGGCTCACCCATAGATGGTTTATCCATAGGTGGGTTGTCCGACGATGGCTCACCCAACGGTGGCTTACCCAACGGTGGCTCACCCAACGGTGGGCTATCCAACGTTGGAGTATCCACCCCTCATATAAAAAAACAATTAGAAGAAAAACAATTAGAAGAAAAACACATAGAAAAAGCGCCCCCTAAACCCGGCGCACCCCCCACCCAGGAATGTGTGTTTGAAGAAAAATCTGAATTAACTTCACCACAAAACCAAGTTCAACCCACCCCTAAATCTCTCACTTCGTTGTTAAACAAATCCGAGTCTTTACCTCAAACCGAAAATCCCTCATCCAGACCAAACATTCCGGCGGGGTCATTCGATAAAGCCGAACAAGCGAATAAACAGCCCCAAATTAAATTTCAGTCGGTTGAGGATTTACTTAACCAGGTCTTACTTGACCCCGGCATTATGGCATCTGAGTCATTACCCTCCGTCTACAAAAACGAAATCAAATTACGTTCTTGGCGTTTCCCCTGGCGCACACTCACCAGAGACAAGGTTTATCAGACTTGCGATCGCCAGCTTGTCGAGTTGATTGCCAAAGAAAGAGCCGATTGGGACAAGACCAGTTGGCAAATGAAGATTCCCACGGTCATCAAATCCATTGGCAGTTGGGAAAACAGCAAGGTCGGTTTGGAGCAACTGCTGGGCTATTGGTCAAAAGTTGTGGAGTCCCAAAACACTGCAAACCCTGACTCTAAAGCTAACGACGAACCAATTGGCTATTACTCCTCTCGCTCCCTTGACTGGCACAAAGGCACGTTTAACGAATTGCTAGACCTTGTAGATCGAGTCGGAAGGGAAAGCGCGATCGCACAATTCACTACCCGATATGACCAACAACACACAGGCGCGACGACTAACTGGTTGAGCTGGTTAGAAACAAATCATCCCCAAATGTATGCCTATTTACATCAACAAGCGGCTTGA
- a CDS encoding ASCH domain-containing protein encodes MKALTVRQPWAWAIIYANKNIENRVWPIHYRGDILIHAAQKCTKKEYLQAKEFCQSIGVSVPELNTLSRGQIIGVVRVVGCQFSETGSGWGMPQQFHWHLDNPRTITPIPYIGQLGLFDVPDELVQEAAA; translated from the coding sequence ATGAAAGCACTCACCGTCAGACAGCCTTGGGCATGGGCTATCATCTACGCCAATAAAAATATTGAAAACAGAGTTTGGCCCATTCACTACCGGGGTGATATTCTCATCCACGCCGCTCAAAAATGCACCAAAAAAGAATATCTGCAAGCCAAAGAATTTTGTCAAAGCATTGGTGTTTCCGTACCAGAACTAAACACTCTCAGTCGCGGTCAAATCATCGGTGTCGTTAGAGTTGTTGGTTGTCAGTTTTCAGAAACTGGTTCTGGTTGGGGGATGCCACAGCAGTTTCACTGGCATCTGGACAATCCACGCACAATTACCCCCATTCCCTACATCGGACAATTGGGACTTTTTGATGTGCCTGATGAATTGGTTCAGGAGGCAGCCGCATGA
- a CDS encoding DUF1392 family protein, whose translation MTNPLNTLETCWYISPPWGQQLSPLAVSLIEKVYLPSSKVAGYCCGVEWSDDGWNYSVESDRGIISVPDSEIIARGQLYPLVISKPHFRLGQLVNFRFANDGPKIRMILGMSLINNAWLFQVEWKSPALKLPTDEGVCIFLAWQNLLERSRDPVILSL comes from the coding sequence ATGACTAACCCTCTCAATACCCTGGAAACGTGCTGGTACATTTCCCCGCCTTGGGGTCAGCAACTCTCACCTCTTGCCGTCAGTCTCATCGAAAAAGTCTACTTGCCCTCTTCCAAAGTCGCCGGTTACTGCTGCGGCGTTGAGTGGAGTGATGACGGCTGGAACTATTCTGTCGAGAGCGATCGCGGAATCATCTCTGTCCCAGATAGTGAAATCATCGCTAGGGGTCAGCTTTACCCCCTGGTCATCTCAAAACCTCACTTTCGTTTAGGTCAGTTGGTGAACTTTCGATTCGCTAATGATGGGCCGAAGATTCGCATGATTTTGGGGATGTCGCTTATTAACAATGCTTGGCTGTTTCAGGTCGAGTGGAAATCCCCAGCGCTCAAACTACCAACTGATGAAGGCGTTTGTATTTTCCTAGCGTGGCAAAACTTACTAGAGAGGAGCAGAGATCCTGTAATCTTGAGCTTGTAA